One Chromatiales bacterium DNA window includes the following coding sequences:
- the lpxA gene encoding acyl-ACP--UDP-N-acetylglucosamine O-acyltransferase, with product MIHPTAIIADDAVIADDVLVGAYSIIGSQVSIEAGTHIASHVIINGPTHIGCANRIFQFCSIGELPQDKQCRNPTADNCSGRLLIGDNNTIREYCTINRGTVAGGGQTTIGNDNFFMAYVHIAHDCIIANHTIFANAASLAGHVEVGDYAILSGFVMVHQFCRIGQHSYSGMGSGLAKDLPPYVLAAGLPAHTRGLNKIGLRRAGFDEAVIQKLHRAYIDLLHPLSGYKAHIIAHRNIAKQCPEVAHLIEFIELSLSDGRRGLLPSIKG from the coding sequence ATGATACATCCTACCGCGATTATAGCTGACGATGCAGTAATTGCCGACGATGTATTGGTAGGCGCGTATAGCATTATCGGTAGCCAAGTTTCTATAGAGGCAGGTACGCATATAGCCTCGCATGTGATTATTAACGGTCCTACCCACATTGGTTGTGCTAATCGAATTTTTCAATTTTGCTCAATCGGTGAATTACCACAAGATAAACAATGTCGCAATCCCACTGCCGATAACTGCAGTGGCCGTTTACTGATAGGAGATAACAACACTATCCGTGAATACTGCACCATCAATCGTGGAACGGTAGCAGGCGGTGGGCAAACTACGATAGGCAATGATAACTTCTTCATGGCCTATGTGCATATCGCCCATGATTGCATAATCGCTAATCACACGATTTTTGCCAACGCGGCAAGTCTAGCAGGACATGTCGAAGTAGGTGACTATGCTATATTGAGCGGCTTTGTTATGGTGCACCAATTCTGTCGTATTGGGCAACATTCCTACAGCGGGATGGGCAGCGGACTAGCCAAAGATCTGCCACCTTATGTGTTAGCAGCAGGGCTTCCGGCACACACTCGTGGACTTAATAAAATAGGATTACGAAGAGCCGGGTTTGACGAAGCCGTGATACAAAAACTACACCGAGCTTATATAGATCTGCTACATCCACTGTCGGGATATAAGGCACATATCATTGCGCACCGCAACATAGCCAAACAATGTCCAGAAGTAGCACACTTAATAGAATTTATCGAACTCAGTCTGTCCGACGGCAGGCGTGGTCTTTTGCCAAGCATCAAAGGCTAG
- the fabZ gene encoding 3-hydroxyacyl-ACP dehydratase FabZ yields MDKYDFEKEIKCILPHRFPMLLVDRVIEYKKADYLTAIKNVTINEDFFNGHFPNKAVMPGVLIIEAMAQASCLLLLKEAHLSEQAAANNDERLILLAGIEQARFKAPVVPGDQLVLHATLDKFKKNYAVFQCSARVDEGTVATATLKCMMK; encoded by the coding sequence ATGGACAAATACGATTTTGAAAAAGAAATTAAATGCATACTACCGCACCGTTTCCCAATGCTGTTGGTAGATAGAGTGATCGAGTATAAAAAAGCTGATTACCTGACCGCAATTAAGAATGTAACCATTAACGAAGACTTTTTTAACGGACACTTTCCGAATAAAGCAGTGATGCCGGGTGTGTTAATAATAGAAGCGATGGCACAAGCATCGTGTTTGCTATTATTGAAGGAAGCGCACCTTAGCGAGCAAGCAGCTGCGAACAACGACGAGCGATTAATTTTGTTAGCCGGCATAGAACAAGCGAGATTTAAGGCACCCGTTGTACCCGGAGATCAACTGGTCTTGCATGCAACTCTGGATAAATTCAAAAAAAATTATGCGGTATTTCAATGCTCAGCACGAGTTGATGAAGGCACGGTTGCAACAGCAACCTTGAAATGCATGATGAAATAA
- the lpxD gene encoding UDP-3-O-(3-hydroxymyristoyl)glucosamine N-acyltransferase: MPERFYTLAELAEHINTDPPSSDIKISGFASLENAQSSDLAFYANAKQRDFLAKTMAGAVLLKHEDKHLCTRPTLLCDNPYLAFAKLTLLFASPTDPSATAIHPSATIASDVLIGSNVAIGANVVIGRKCVLSDGVTIRANCVIGDDCYIGANSLIKEQVVVADKSHLGERVIVQPGAVIGGDGFGFVADSDGWAKIAHLGNVEIGNDVEIGANTAIDRATLDSTRIGNGVKIDNLVHISHNDIIGDRTVIAACVGIAGSTTIGKDCQIGGAAMINGQISICDGTIITPATRIHKSITRKGRYSSGLLPVEHSEWLKNSAYFKRLYKIFDKLNKLQ, encoded by the coding sequence ATGCCTGAACGATTTTATACTTTAGCCGAACTAGCAGAGCATATAAATACCGACCCACCATCGTCGGATATCAAAATCAGCGGTTTTGCTAGTCTGGAGAATGCTCAATCCAGTGACCTTGCATTCTATGCCAATGCTAAGCAACGAGACTTTTTAGCAAAGACGATGGCCGGTGCAGTGTTGCTCAAGCACGAAGATAAACACCTATGCACGCGTCCGACATTACTTTGCGATAATCCGTATCTGGCATTTGCCAAACTAACTCTATTATTTGCGTCACCGACCGACCCAAGCGCAACCGCAATCCATCCTTCGGCGACCATCGCAAGTGATGTGCTTATAGGTTCTAATGTGGCTATAGGTGCTAATGTCGTAATTGGTAGGAAATGTGTGTTAAGTGATGGTGTGACAATACGCGCGAATTGTGTGATAGGTGATGACTGCTATATCGGAGCGAATAGCTTGATTAAAGAGCAAGTGGTGGTGGCCGATAAAAGTCACCTAGGTGAGCGCGTCATCGTGCAACCAGGCGCGGTAATTGGTGGCGATGGCTTTGGGTTTGTTGCCGACAGTGATGGATGGGCGAAAATTGCACATCTGGGCAATGTTGAGATAGGTAATGATGTTGAAATAGGTGCAAATACCGCAATAGACAGAGCCACTTTAGACAGTACCCGCATAGGCAATGGTGTTAAGATAGATAATTTGGTGCATATCAGCCATAATGATATTATTGGTGATCGAACGGTTATCGCCGCCTGTGTCGGCATCGCTGGTAGTACTACTATCGGCAAAGACTGCCAAATCGGCGGGGCAGCGATGATCAATGGGCAAATTAGCATCTGCGATGGCACCATCATTACGCCTGCTACCCGTATTCATAAATCGATTACCCGTAAGGGGCGCTATAGTTCTGGTCTATTGCCAGTAGAGCATAGTGAATGGCTAAAAAATAGCGCTTATTTCAAACGATTATATAAAATATTTGATAAATTAAATAAATTACAGTAA
- a CDS encoding OmpH family outer membrane protein, giving the protein MTIALLLATNSYAAGVGFVNISIVMQKAPQSISAVQRLESEFDRKDAQLLELEDDIRKGEILLRRSSREMDDDKRERLQSRIITMKRELKERREEFREEFNKRRTEEQSKIQKQVLEIIQDIAKSKNYDIVVSEPILYADDQVNLTEQVLDILEKRAK; this is encoded by the coding sequence ATGACCATTGCTTTACTACTTGCCACCAACAGCTATGCAGCAGGAGTTGGTTTCGTAAATATTTCTATAGTGATGCAGAAAGCACCACAATCTATATCTGCCGTGCAGCGGTTGGAAAGCGAATTTGATAGAAAGGATGCGCAATTGCTCGAGCTAGAAGACGATATTAGAAAAGGTGAAATTTTACTCAGACGCTCGTCACGAGAAATGGATGATGATAAAAGAGAACGACTACAAAGCAGAATTATTACGATGAAGCGCGAACTTAAAGAGCGACGCGAAGAATTCAGAGAAGAATTCAACAAACGACGCACTGAAGAGCAATCCAAAATCCAAAAGCAAGTATTAGAGATTATCCAAGATATAGCAAAAAGCAAGAATTACGACATAGTCGTATCCGAACCCATACTTTATGCTGATGATCAGGTTAATTTAACCGAACAAGTACTGGATATACTGGAGAAGCGAGCTAAATAA
- the bamA gene encoding outer membrane protein assembly factor BamA, giving the protein MKITSVLLAFILIILTGIAKADGFIIKDIKIIGLDRVDASSIFLILPFRINDYFDYASSPALMRLLYEQGYFEDVELRGDNGDLYIVLSERPGIASIRIEGNDEVPEEGILEALEFNGIAPGRIYKYASFDVIKRELRKQYHALGKYAVRIDVETIALSNNQLSLYIRINENETTRVRDITILGNYRLSDKLLTKDFQSGSKKWYEFWKDKDKYSRFKLAADIESLQAIYQDYGYLDFAVEETKVTLTPDRRFIDVLIKIKEGQQYRVNQANLAASSITERKKITKVIDQHIKKGAIFSRKDTLAASSEIVNILRDKGYATAKVDAIPQPDTQQRTVDVTFFPNLGSLTYVRRINIRGNTATDDQVFRHELRQLESAPYSAKKIDLSKKRMQRLPFVGEVTVEQRAVEQSVDQIDLDFNIEERKSGSFNIGAGYSDSDGAVLTLQLSQSNFLGTGNQFSTIFNNSKSNTRYAVRFTDPNHTMDGISRTLSASYSSVDYEERDVSRIDTEATNLSASYGIPISEADTLGLGLRWEDIRFSASSDRQDDLEECLGREGETFDYYQFRSYILTAGLAYDTRDSALFPKEGARISSNLEVYGPGSGLKYYKASYSHRHFFPLDSDKDFVFAPRLLLSYADRYGNTPEVPCTDRFFAGGTKTVRGYLNNSLGPENSFGDPEGGNFRVVGNFDLYFPTGFLYDPKRLRASVFTDIGNVYEDISDFDTSELRGALGINVSWITAIGAVTFNFATQYNDKPGDDTESFQFDLGTNF; this is encoded by the coding sequence TTGAAAATTACCTCTGTATTGTTAGCTTTTATACTCATTATCTTAACTGGCATTGCTAAAGCCGATGGGTTTATCATCAAGGATATAAAAATAATCGGCTTGGATCGTGTTGATGCAAGCAGTATATTTTTAATACTGCCATTTCGCATCAACGATTATTTTGATTATGCAAGTTCGCCGGCATTGATGCGATTACTGTACGAACAGGGTTATTTTGAAGATGTCGAATTGCGTGGTGATAATGGCGATTTATATATTGTGCTCTCCGAAAGACCTGGCATTGCTTCGATACGAATAGAAGGAAACGATGAAGTTCCTGAAGAAGGGATACTGGAAGCTCTAGAATTCAACGGTATTGCGCCGGGACGCATTTATAAATATGCTAGTTTTGATGTCATTAAGCGCGAGTTACGCAAACAATATCACGCGCTCGGCAAGTATGCAGTCAGGATAGATGTAGAGACTATCGCATTGTCAAATAATCAGCTTAGTCTCTACATACGCATTAATGAAAATGAAACCACCCGCGTTAGAGATATTACCATTTTAGGAAATTATCGTCTCTCGGATAAGTTACTGACTAAAGATTTTCAGTCAGGCAGTAAAAAGTGGTATGAATTTTGGAAAGATAAAGATAAGTACTCTAGATTCAAGTTGGCAGCCGATATCGAATCGCTGCAAGCCATATACCAAGACTACGGTTATTTAGATTTCGCAGTAGAAGAAACTAAAGTTACACTGACTCCAGACCGCCGTTTTATAGATGTATTGATAAAGATCAAAGAAGGGCAGCAGTATCGAGTGAACCAAGCCAATCTTGCTGCTTCGTCTATAACGGAGCGCAAGAAAATTACCAAAGTGATAGACCAGCACATTAAAAAAGGCGCGATTTTTTCCCGTAAAGATACACTGGCAGCAAGTAGCGAGATAGTCAATATCTTAAGAGACAAAGGTTATGCTACCGCTAAAGTGGATGCAATCCCGCAACCTGATACCCAGCAGCGCACCGTTGATGTGACCTTTTTCCCGAATCTCGGGTCGTTGACCTATGTAAGACGCATCAACATACGCGGTAATACTGCCACCGACGACCAAGTATTCAGACATGAGTTAAGACAACTGGAAAGTGCACCTTATTCGGCAAAAAAAATAGATCTTTCTAAAAAGAGAATGCAGCGATTACCTTTCGTTGGCGAGGTCACTGTTGAACAGCGGGCAGTTGAGCAGTCAGTTGACCAAATAGACTTGGATTTTAATATAGAAGAACGCAAATCAGGTAGTTTTAACATAGGGGCAGGATATTCTGATAGCGATGGCGCGGTGTTGACACTGCAGCTCAGTCAATCTAATTTTCTGGGTACTGGCAATCAATTTAGTACGATATTCAATAATAGTAAATCAAATACGCGCTACGCAGTGCGCTTCACTGATCCTAATCACACTATGGACGGTATCAGTCGTACACTGTCAGCTAGTTACAGCTCAGTAGACTACGAAGAGCGCGATGTCTCGCGTATCGATACTGAAGCGACCAATTTATCTGCATCTTATGGTATCCCGATTTCTGAAGCCGACACTTTAGGCCTAGGTTTGCGCTGGGAAGATATACGTTTTAGTGCCAGTTCCGATAGGCAAGATGATTTAGAAGAATGTTTGGGGCGGGAAGGTGAGACTTTTGATTATTACCAGTTTAGAAGTTATATACTCACCGCAGGGTTGGCTTACGATACCAGAGACAGTGCACTGTTTCCTAAAGAAGGTGCGAGGATCTCGAGCAACTTGGAGGTATACGGCCCCGGCAGTGGCTTGAAATATTACAAAGCAAGTTATTCTCATCGTCATTTTTTTCCATTAGATAGCGATAAGGATTTTGTCTTTGCACCGCGACTGCTACTATCATACGCTGATAGATACGGTAATACACCTGAGGTGCCGTGCACTGATCGTTTTTTTGCCGGTGGTACTAAAACAGTACGCGGCTATTTGAATAACTCGCTAGGCCCTGAAAACTCTTTCGGTGACCCTGAGGGTGGTAATTTTAGAGTGGTAGGGAACTTTGACTTATATTTTCCTACTGGTTTTCTCTATGATCCTAAACGACTGCGAGCGAGTGTCTTTACCGATATAGGCAATGTATATGAAGATATTAGCGACTTTGATACCTCTGAACTCAGAGGCGCCCTTGGTATAAATGTAAGCTGGATAACTGCGATAGGAGCAGTTACTTTTAATTTTGCAACGCAGTATAATGATAAACCAGGAGATGATACCGAATCATTTCAATTTGATTTAGGAACTAACTTTTAA
- the rseP gene encoding RIP metalloprotease RseP: protein MEFFIGALGFILALTLLVAFHEFGHYWVARRANIKVLCFAIGFGKAIYKRKFGPDDSTFVIGSIPLGGYVKMLDEREGSVADEELDRSFNRQSLAVRTMVVAAGPLANLLLAFLLYIMVFMIGSFEQRVIVGEIQPNSAAMAAGMQPGDEIYAVEGNEVRGARQTMLEILDVALGSDTITLEVATATGERRLHTLKIDSKTFLNDDSRSAYEKLGIIMMLPELEAIVGRVLSDSAAERYGLMENDKITHFNGLPIRNWRHLTQQIRSHPDASVVLTILRGEQEMTMNFRPDTREQGDRLIGVAGIVAYSSPSLLDKYQVHIRYGLFDSIIKAADQTWTITMLTFKFIGSMITGSVSLSNISGPVTIAEVAGVSFLMGIVSYLSVLAIISISIGVLNLLPVPMLDGGHLLHYLWEFIAGKPLSMIAQLRAQYVGMVMIGSLIALALYNDMQRLFGF from the coding sequence ATGGAGTTTTTTATTGGAGCATTAGGGTTTATTTTAGCACTCACCTTGCTGGTTGCATTCCACGAGTTTGGACACTATTGGGTGGCGCGCAGAGCCAATATTAAAGTTTTGTGTTTTGCTATCGGTTTCGGTAAAGCTATCTATAAGAGGAAGTTCGGTCCCGATGATAGTACATTTGTTATCGGCAGCATCCCCTTAGGCGGTTATGTGAAGATGTTAGACGAACGTGAGGGCTCAGTTGCAGACGAGGAACTAGATCGATCGTTTAATCGTCAATCCTTGGCAGTGCGCACCATGGTGGTTGCTGCCGGTCCTCTGGCGAATCTCTTGTTGGCATTTCTCCTCTACATTATGGTTTTCATGATAGGTTCTTTTGAGCAGAGGGTAATCGTTGGTGAGATACAACCGAATAGTGCAGCGATGGCCGCTGGTATGCAACCAGGTGATGAAATATACGCAGTGGAAGGCAATGAGGTCAGAGGGGCGCGACAAACGATGCTTGAAATCCTTGATGTAGCATTGGGCAGTGACACGATTACACTTGAGGTTGCGACTGCGACAGGCGAGCGGCGACTACATACCTTGAAGATAGACAGCAAGACATTCCTCAACGACGATAGCCGTTCGGCATATGAGAAATTAGGTATCATTATGATGTTGCCTGAATTGGAAGCGATAGTCGGTAGAGTATTAAGCGATAGTGCCGCCGAGCGTTACGGTTTAATGGAGAATGACAAGATTACCCATTTCAACGGCTTGCCGATACGCAATTGGCGGCATTTAACCCAACAAATTCGCAGTCACCCTGATGCTTCAGTAGTGCTGACGATACTGCGTGGTGAACAAGAGATGACAATGAATTTCAGGCCTGACACCAGAGAACAAGGTGATCGTTTAATTGGTGTCGCTGGCATAGTAGCTTATAGTTCACCGTCGTTGCTGGATAAATATCAAGTGCATATACGCTATGGATTGTTTGACTCTATCATAAAAGCTGCTGACCAGACTTGGACGATAACCATGCTCACTTTTAAGTTTATCGGAAGCATGATTACCGGCAGCGTTTCTCTATCAAATATCAGTGGCCCAGTGACCATCGCCGAGGTTGCTGGTGTTTCCTTTCTTATGGGTATAGTCAGTTATTTAAGCGTACTGGCGATTATCAGCATCAGCATAGGTGTGCTTAATCTGCTACCAGTGCCCATGCTTGATGGCGGTCATTTGTTGCATTACTTATGGGAGTTTATCGCTGGTAAACCACTGTCTATGATTGCACAGCTCAGAGCGCAATATGTAGGCATGGTAATGATAGGTTCTTTAATAGCGTTGGCGCTTTACAATGATATGCAACGTTTGTTTGGCTTCTGA
- a CDS encoding 1-deoxy-D-xylulose-5-phosphate reductoisomerase, producing MSSGSNKIIVLGSTGSIGAHALDVIRSSSNLYKVFALTAYNSAEKLAKQCAEFKPRYAVLSDANQLIELQALLQKYKLNTQALPATMLTELIAEADYDTVVTGISGMAGLSPILAAAQAGKRILFANKEALVAAGDLLMKTVEQHSAELLPIDSEHNAIFQCLGGSSQIGIDVRNITLTASGGPLFTWPLGKLHLATPEQACTHPNWDMGAKISVDSATLMNKGLEVIEARWLFGIELSRIKVLIHPQSIVHGLVEMKDGSIIAQLSKPDMRIPIAYSLAWPKRLAAGKQVYLDLEQCSKLEFYPVDSKRFPCLSLAYQAMKTGASAPAVLNAANEEAVHAFLDGRITFDNIAEICAGVMEQSKFENTDSLEHILEVDSRSRRIAQSLINIDKSNVVSFPNKSNPRYAAKF from the coding sequence TAATTCTGCAGAAAAACTAGCCAAACAATGTGCGGAGTTTAAGCCTCGCTATGCAGTACTCTCCGATGCTAATCAACTCATAGAATTACAAGCACTATTGCAAAAATACAAATTGAACACCCAAGCACTGCCGGCAACCATGCTAACCGAACTGATAGCCGAAGCTGACTATGACACTGTTGTGACCGGTATATCAGGGATGGCAGGGTTATCACCAATACTGGCTGCCGCACAAGCAGGCAAACGTATCCTGTTCGCAAATAAAGAAGCACTGGTCGCCGCCGGCGATTTACTGATGAAGACCGTTGAACAACATTCAGCGGAACTGTTACCCATAGATAGTGAACACAATGCAATTTTTCAATGTTTAGGTGGTAGTTCGCAGATTGGTATAGATGTCCGCAATATCACACTCACCGCATCGGGTGGTCCGCTGTTCACTTGGCCGTTAGGCAAACTACATCTGGCAACACCTGAGCAAGCATGCACCCATCCGAATTGGGATATGGGAGCAAAAATTTCGGTGGATTCAGCGACTCTGATGAATAAAGGTTTAGAGGTCATAGAAGCGCGATGGCTATTTGGTATAGAACTTTCTCGCATCAAAGTTTTAATACACCCACAGAGTATCGTGCACGGCTTAGTTGAGATGAAAGATGGATCGATTATTGCGCAACTATCAAAACCTGATATGCGCATTCCTATTGCCTACTCTTTAGCATGGCCAAAACGCTTGGCGGCTGGCAAACAAGTATATTTAGATCTTGAGCAATGCAGCAAATTGGAATTCTATCCTGTAGACTCCAAGAGATTTCCGTGCTTATCCTTAGCCTATCAGGCGATGAAAACAGGTGCCAGCGCACCCGCAGTATTAAATGCAGCAAACGAAGAAGCGGTGCATGCCTTTTTGGACGGCCGCATCACTTTTGATAATATCGCCGAAATCTGTGCTGGGGTTATGGAGCAAAGCAAATTTGAGAATACCGATAGTTTAGAGCATATATTAGAAGTAGATAGTCGTAGCCGCCGCATCGCCCAATCATTGATTAACATAGATAAAAGCAATGTGGTGTCTTTCCCCAACAAAAGCAACCCTCGTTATGCGGCAAAGTTTTAG